One window of Micromonas commoda chromosome 1, complete sequence genomic DNA carries:
- the LSD1 gene encoding predicted protein (lignostilbene-alpha beta-dioxygenase homolog) translates to MFMLSPLQLASCAARSPPRPLSKRAGERLFCAGKRGRQASLMLRSSFQAVQSPTIPTDSPTESTPLDKFPKSKVQSRQNVLPVTETFENQYADYSTGYASVPGLAYERSEWITDIEGQIPTELEGTLLRNGPAMYVRGEGAERFEKSYLDGDGMVTSVAIKDGKAYFRNKFVRTEDFDKEEKLGKYTEPSIFTAKDPRKPAFFWRLFNDILAGNLKRKQNGAYNVLNWGGNLVAVDYKKPYELDPDTLDTIGHAASPLSSVMHTSHYRTVDEPDGSGRRCVAFLNEVDWRSETTKAVFYEFDEAGNEVSRRAYDYPASYVHDLVVTDNYYILFDCPIKIDFPAVFTKYIFQKSCLSELICEDTDRRPLFRLFPRRGDSREVITIEADYWCYAYHHVNGFENSDGKIFFDTCTWDKFTLYFTDICSPNGQENFPRMKLSRFVIDVDSRKATHHCLSDLPCELPITSWDYTGKPYRHMYLSSSVGTNEAGVNGPMQALTKVTLPTIDALGDALEQEWIPGESKFAMEPFFVARKGAIDEDDGWVVALVHDANYAKSDFGGRGTEMVIIDAKKFEEGPVARIRLPVYIPFGVHGSWSTTYVAGCPKTAELEAIKARDSSRSHVPALIIDNAAISSVLPRVEVTKIAVAAAIVCAILTVFQF, encoded by the coding sequence ATGTTCATGCTTTCTCCACTGCAGCTTGCTTCTTGCGCCGCTCGcagcccgccgcgtccattGAGCAAGAGGGCAGGGGAACGCCTGTTTTGTGCCGGAAAGCGTGGAAGACAAGCCAGTCTGATGCTACGATCATCCTTCCAAGCTGTGCAATCGCCAACAATCCCTACGGACTCGCCTACCGAGAGCACGCCCCTGGACAAATTCCCAAAGTCTAAGGTCCAGTCTCGTCAGAACGTGCTCCCGGTAACTGAAACGTTTGAGAACCAGTACGCCGACTACTCCACAGGATATGCATCTGTTCCCGGACTGGCATATGAAAGATCCGAATGGATCACTGACATAGAGGGTCAAATTCCCACGGAGCTTGAAGGCACTCTTCTCCGCAATGGACCGGCGATGTATGTGAGAGGGGAAGGTGCAGAGAGGTTTGAGAAGTCGTACCTTGACGGTGACGGAATGGTTACCTCTGTCGCCATCAAGGACGGCAAAGCTTACTTCCGGAACAAATTCGTACGCACGGAAGACTTCGACAAAGAGGAGAAACTCGGCAAATACACAGAGCCATCAATATTTACTGCGAAAGATCCCCGCAAACCGGCCTTCTTCTGGCGCCTTTTTAACGACATCCTTGCTGGAAACTTGAAGCGCAAGCAGAATGGGGCATACAACGTCCTAAACTGGGGTGGCAATCTCGTAGCAGTTGACTACAAGAAGCCCTATGAGCTTGATCCGGACACGCTGGATACAATCGGACATGCTGCGAGCCCTCTTTCATCGGTAATGCACACATCGCATTATCGAACTGTTGATGAACCCGACGGTTCCGGTAGGCGCTGCGTTGCATTCCTGAATGAAGTTGATTGGCGTTCTGAAACCACGAAAGCTGTCTTCTACGAATTCGATGAAGCAGGTAATGAAGTGTCGAGGCGAGCCTATGATTACCCGGCAAGCTATGTACATGATCTCGTCGTGACTGACAACTACTACATTCTTTTTGACTGCCCGATAAAGATCGACTTTCCTGCCGTGTTCACAAAGTACATCTTTCAGAAATCTTGTCTTTCTGAGCTCATTTGCGAAGACACTGATCGGCGCCCTCTTTTCCGATTGTttccacgccgcggagatAGTCGCGAGGTGATTACCATCGAGGCAGACTACTGGTGCTATGCATATCATCACGTCAACGGATTTGAAAACTCTGATGGGAAAATATTTTTTGACACGTGTACCTGGGACAAATTTACGCTTTACTTCACTGACATATGTTCTCCAAACGGTCAAGAAAACTTTCCTCGGATGAAACTCAGTCGTTTTGTAATTGACGTCGATAGCCGTAAGGCTACGCATCACTGTCTTTCTGATCTTCCATGCGAGCTTCCCATCACAAGTTGGGATTACACCGGGAAACCATACAGGCACATGTATCTTTCAAGCTCTGTTGGGACCAACGAAGCTGGTGTTAATGGTCCAATGCAAGCTCTCACAAAAGTTACTCTTCCCACGATTGATGCGCTCGGAGATGCGCTTGAACAGGAGTGGATCCCGGGAGAAAGCAAATTTGCCATGGAGCCATTCTTTGTAGCGCGCAAAGGTGCGATTGACGAAGATGACGGTTGGGTGGTCGCTCTTGTTCACGATGCGAATTACGCAAAGTCTGACTTTGGCGGTAGGGGGACTGAGATGGTGATAATTGACGCCAAGAAGTTTGAAGAGGGACCGGTTGCGCGTATCAGACTACCCGTATACATACCATTCGGGGTGCATGGGTCTTGGAGTACAACGTATGTTGCTGGATGCCCCAAAACAGCAGAATTAGAGGCAATAAAGGCTCGAGATTCTAGCAGATCTCATGTTCCAGCTTTGATAATTGACAACGCGGCTATTTCGTCAGTGCTCCCGCGCGTGGAAGTAACAAAGATTGCCGTGGCAGCTGCAATCGTGTGCGCGATCCTAACTGTGTTTCAGTTCTGA
- the DPE1 gene encoding glycoside hydrolase family 77 protein (candidate 4-a-glucanotransferase) produces the protein MAWSLLSNAPSLSTHPSSRRFCLKWNDSPRSFRKIRSLRAKASMLEIGEPVHDGYTEMLPPRRAQRRAGVIMHPTSLPGHYGIGDLGKEAFAFIDWLADAKMQVWQILPLVPPGRPIPGFREDYWSPYSGRDAHCGNTLIISLDELVADGLLTEQELPQPYNLSGNVDFSRVAEINEPLIARAAKRLLERSDDDSLKSSLATWRSRPEIKSWIEEAALFDAICNDPNLVGKDWWDWPEDLRRRDPAKLEQKRASAAAHIEEFCATQFLFDKQWLKLKTYANSQGISIIGDMPIYVGGHSADVWANQSLFLLGDDFKPTSVAGVPPDAFSEDGQLWGNPLYDWRSHSQENYRWWAGRIGRALQLHDEVRIDHFRAFAAYWSVPASAKTAKNGSWIVGPGKSFFDGVEKVVGDAPIVAEDLGVITKDVVDLREAIEAPGMVVLQFAWGGDKQSPHLPHNFCENSFCYPGTHDNQTTEGWYENLDEATKVKLANYAGISDAEGAAWGLIRLGMSSVSKACVFTMQDVLGLGDEARMNTPGVADGNWAWRIGPPGIFATCSPQAKKLASLATCFDRVSPEHMINKKNIEVESPKANDDVTPDGDGSDANRPCRQKFFGVF, from the exons ATGGCGTGGTCCCTGCTGAGCAACGCACCATCTCTCTCAACGCACCCTTCATCGCGGCGTTTTTGTTTGAAATGGAACGACTCTCCACGTAGTTTTCGCAAAATACGCTCGTTGCGTGCCAAGGCCTCTATGCTAGAGATCG GCGAACCAGTACATGACGGCTACACAGAGATGCTTCCCCCAAGGCGAGCCCAAAGACGTGCTGGCGTCATAATGCATCCGACATCTCTGCCCGGACATTATGGTATAGGTGATTTGGGGAAGGAAGCTTTTGCATTCATCGACTGGCTCGCGGATGCAAAGATGCAGGTCTGGCAGATCTTGCCACTGGTTCCTCCTGGGAGACCGATACCTGGGTTTAGAGAAGACTATTGGTCTCCTTATTCCGGCCGCGATGCTCACTGTGGAAACACTCTGATAATCTCTTTGGATGAACTTGTGGCGGACGGCCTTTTGACAGAACAAGAGCTCCCACAACCCTACAACCTATCAGGAAACGTAGATTTCAGTCGTGTAGCCGAAATAAACGAGCCTTTAATAGCACGAGCAGCgaagcgcctcctcgagagATCAGATGATGACTCGTTGAAGTCTTCTCTCGCGACTTGGCGTTCTCGGCCCGAGATAAAATCCTGGATCGAAGAAGCTGCTCTGTTTGATGCGATATGCAACGATCCAAATCTTGTTGGTAAAGACTGGTGGGATTGGCCTGAAGATCTTCGGCGCCGAGATCCGGCCAAGCTCGAACAAAAGCGCGCTTCAGCGGCTGCGCACATCGAAGAATTTTGCGCCACGCAGTTTTTATTTGATAAGCAGTGGCTTAAATTAAAGACGTATGCAAATTCTCAAGGAATATCTATCATTGGAGACATGCCAATATATGTCGGTGGCCACTCTGCTGATGTCTGGGCTAATCAGTCACTATTCCTTCTCGGGGATGATTTTAAGCCGACCTCAGTAGCAGGCGTTCCCCCAGACGCATTCAGTGAAGATGGGCAGCTTTGGGGTAATCCTTTGTACGATTGGAGGTCCCACTCTCAGGAAAACTACCGTTGGTGGGCGGGTCGAATCGGAAGAGCTTTGCAGCTGCACGATGAAGTGCGCATCGACCATTTTCGAGCGTTTGCCGCATACTGGTCCGTGCCTGCCAGTGCAAAAACAGCCAAAAATGGTTCTTGGATAGTAGGCCCCGGCAAATCATTTTTCGATGGTGTCGAAAAAGTAGTTGGCGATGCTCCGATTGTCGCTGAAGACCTTGGTGTCATCACCAAAGACGTTGTTGACCTGCGCGAGGCAATTGAGGCTCCTGGTATGGTTGTGCTTCAGTTTGCATGGGGCGGGGATAAGCAAAGTCCTCATCTCCCTCACAATTTCTGTGAGAATTCCTTCTGCTACCCTGGGACTCATGACAACCAAACAACAGAAGGCTGGTATGAGAACTTAGACGAAGCAACGAAGGTGAAGTTGGCAAATTACGCAGGCATATcagacgccgagggcgctgCCTGGGGACTGATTCGTCTAGGTATGTCAAGCGTCAGCAAAGCTTGCGTGTTCACGATGCAAGACGTACTGGGCCTGGGTGATGAAGCGAGGATGAACACGCCAGGTGTGGCAGATGGCAATTGGGCATGGCGAATCGGCCCCCCTGGTATCTTTGCAACATGCAGCCCTCAAGCTAAAAAGCTGGCCAGCCTTGCAACATGTTTCGATCGCGTATCTCCGGAACATATGATTAACAAAAAAAACATCGAGGTTGAGTCCCCCAAAGCAAATGATGATGTCACGCCAGATGGTGATGGCAGTGATGCTAATAGACCCTGCAGGCAGAAATTTTTTGGCGTGTTTTGA
- the CCD1 gene encoding epoxycarotenoid cleavage enzyme/transferase (carotenoid cleavage dioxygenase, putative), whose translation MACPHARTGPLYPQKHATQRQLSQQQRSKYTVARTSRTETSSPSSIIPSGEPTTEPVCSDTSFRKTGRAAGRPIGDLVAGPVLRNSDYGEHAAAFLSGNFQPIIYETSAVIEISHGETGQSSSLKSDRQPLDFIGNLPVDFPGGKFIYVGPNPKFSREHYKAWGKGPGQAQAKEHTSSGWHHWFEGDGMIYAVDFGRRYDEREVGNYGRFDLQDNESVSKSGPASRKLTFRNRYVRTKSWHDELRRGMRLFRPLMNASGEAFLPNAIANLIFGGNFLKDSANTALCFFANRLFALQDTMPPWELNQITLETTGPCDFDGSLPFFVPFTAHPKVAPGTGHLLFFGFNPVYPPHCTIGSVSPDGVVGPLKPLWHNAAHGATFMHDFCLTEHYTILFEGSMNIRPLRMLKGVHPLQYDRSQLARFGLIRRDKNANMSEVVWCKCTEAEMVYHFVNAWEDSHTGEIVVIGVREDGFFHGALAATGTREWITKTLDQGTSVPRMHEWRIDPSRGEVVSERWLFDDIVEVPRINDSFTGVQNQYAYAGRIHTASLSQEAQLKFDAVIKYDMNTGMKQVYEHGSGRYGMEAQFVPRSSSVPDKDESTQHGESSSEDDGWLVLFVHDEGDANMSAAEGCSECIILDAKRIQEGPIARIMLPTRVPYGAHAMWCPLADDSDHHPASSKHESMLSMIPPEPRAFAISEGQHRALLGAVMTGVLRAASGLFVNGWRPWIAIDDREQYAFIRMFGFRLDELNSLGMFRKEQIETESKSGHIFGDIFALPAGIAIESALPSLTLFELEGCGDCRLVRETLSMLDIACTHRPCPHGAVRNRLAAAAAQTQTLGKRLDEYIYPEDAKLPYLEDERTGVRIAGADQIIEYLYSEYLDGAAPPPMLSSGKLAAMFAQIAVDARGSAKGSDEISPFRRGPSGAFYSRPARTPEKPLQLWAYEASPFCALVRETLSELELSYVLQPCARGSPRRTHLMSRTGGTFQVPFLEDPNTGVAIFESSAIINYLRSRYLQL comes from the coding sequence ATGGCGTGCCCACATGCTAGGACTGGTCCTCTGTATCCTCAAAAGCACGCAACCCAACGCCAACTTTCACAGCAACAGAGAAGTAAATATACGGTCGCACGTACTTCAAGGACCGAAActtcgtcgccatcctccatTATACCTTCAGGGGAGCCAACCACAGAACCGGTATGCTCGGACACATCTTTCCGAAAAACTGGCCGCGCCGCAGGCAGGCCTATCGGCGACCTGGTCGCGGGTCCAGTGCTACGTAATTCTGACTATGGAGAGCACGCGGCTGCGTTTTTAAGCGGCAACTTTCAGCCCATCATCTATGAAACCAGTGCCGTTATTGAAATCAGTCACGGGGAAACGGGACAGTCGAGTTCCCTAAAATCCGACCGGCAGCCTTTAGATTTTATTGGAAATCTACCGGTCGACTTCCCTGGGGGCAAATTCATCTATGTTGGACCGAATCCGAAGTTCTCTCGAGAACACTACAAAGCATGGGGGAAAGGCCCTGGTCAAGCACAGGCCAAAGAACATACTTCGAGTGGTTGGCACCATTGGTTTGAGGGCGATGGCATGATATACGCAGTAGACTTCGGTCGTCGTTACGATGAGCGGGAGGTAGGAAATTATGGTCGCTTTGATTTGCAAGATAACGAATCTGTGAGCAAGAGTGGTCCGGCTTCGCGAAAACTGACCTTTCGAAACAGATATGTACGTACAAAAAGCTGGCACGATGAGCTTCGTCGTGGTATGCGCCTGTTCCGACCTCTGATGAATGCGAGCGGAGAGGCTTTTCTTCCAAACGCCATTGCTAATTTGATCTTCGGCGGTAACTTCTTAAAAGATTCTGCAAATACCGCTCTGTGCTTTTTTGCAAACAGACTGTTTGCATTGCAGGATACGATGCCACCATGGGAATTGAATCAAATAACGCTTGAGACAACAGGCCCTTGTGACTTTGACGGATCCTTACCGTTTTTCGTCCCATTTACGGCGCACCCAAAGGTCGCGCCTGGGACCGGACATCTTTTGTTTTTCGGGTTCAATCCTGTTTACCCTCCCCACTGTACGATAGGTTCCGTGAGCCCTGACGGAGTCGTTGGCCCTCTCAAACCACTCTGGCACAATGCAGCTCATGGAGCAACATTCATGCATGACTTCTGTCTAACGGAGCATTACACGATCCTGTTCGAAGGGTCGATGAATATTCGACCTTTGCGGATGCTAAAAGGAGTGCACCCGCTTCAATACGACAGGTCTCAGCTGGCACGATTTGGGCTCATTCGACGAGACAAAAATGCGAACATGAGTGAAGTCGTCTGGTGCAAATGTACTGAAGCTGAAATGGTTTATCATTTCGTGAATGCATGGGAAGACTCTCATACGGGGGAAATTGTGGTGATCGGTGTTAGGGAGGATGGGTTTTTCCATGGAGCCCTGGCAGCTACTGGCACGCGGGAATGGATCACTAAAACACTTGACCAAGGCACGTCAGTGCCTCGTATGCACGAATGGCGCATCGACCCTTCGCGAGGAGAAGTGGTATCCGAACGATGGCTATTCGATGACATCGTTGAGGTTCCACGCATCAACGACAGCTTCACCGGTGTTCAGAACCAATATGCCTATGCAGGCCGCATACACACTGCGTCCCTATCACAAGAAGCTCAGCTGAAATTTGATGCTGTTATAAAGTATGACATGAACACTGGGATGAAACAAGTATATGAACATGGAAGTGGGCGTTATGGTATGGAGGCACAATTTGTTCCAAGGTCTTCATCGGTCCCTGATAAAGATGAGAGTACGCAACATGGCGAGTCATCATCCGAGGATGATGGGTGGCTGGTCTTATTTGTGCATGATGAAGGTGATGCAAACATGTCTGCAGCAGAGGGCTGTTCGGAGTGCATCATACTTGATGCAAAGAGAATACAGGAAGGTCCTATTGCTCGAATAATGCTACCAACTCGTGTGCCGTACGGTGCACATGCGATGTGGTGTCCGTTGGCAGATGATAGCGATCACCATCCCGCGTCCAGCAAACACGAATCCATGCTTTCAATGATACCTCCGGAGCCTCGTGCATTTGCGATTTCCGAAGGACAACACAGAGCCCTTCTAGGGGCTGTAATGACTGGAGTTCTTCGTGCTGCATCAGGACTGTTTGTGAATGGTTGGCGCCCTTGGATCGCAATAGACGATCGCGAGCAGTATGCCTTCATTCGAATGTTTGGTTTTCGTCTCGATGAGTTGAATTCGCTTGGGATGTTTCGAAAGGAACAAATAGAAACTGAAAGCAAGTCCGGGCATATTTTTGGGGACATTTTTGCCCTCCCTGCTGGAATCGCGATTGAAAGCGCATTGCCATCACTGACGCTCTTCGAATTGGAGGGTTGCGGTGACTGTCGACTTGTGCGAGAGACACTTTCTATGCTTGATATTGCTTGCACGCACAGGCCTTGCCCACACGGCGCCGTTCGCAATCGGCTTGCAGCAGCAGCTGCCCAGACCCAAACTTTGGGGAAACGCCTGGACGAGTATATTTATCCGGAGGATGCAAAGCTCCCTTATCTTGAAGATGAACGTACTGGTGTTCGGATTGCAGGTGCTGATCAAATAATTGAGTATCTTTATTCAGAATATCTAGACGGTGCTGCTCCACCCCCGATGCTCTCTTCTGGGAAACTAGCAGCGATGTTTGCCCAGATTGCAGTTGATGCGCGGGGGTCTGCTAAAGGTTCCGATGAGATATCTCCGTTTCGACGCGGCCCGTCAGGCGCTTTCTATTCCAGACCTGCGCGTACACCTGAGAAGCCACTTCAGCTGTGGGCATACGAGGCATCGCCCTTTTGTGCACTTGTTCGGGAAACTTTGAGCGAACTCGAGCTCTCATATGTTCTACAACCATGCGCAAGGGGAAGCCCTCGCAGGACCCACCTAATGAGCAGGACAGGAGGCACGTTTCAAGTTCCATTCCTTGAAGACCCGAACACAGGCGTCGCAATTTTTGAGAGCTCCGCGATAATCAACTATCTCAGGTCTAGATACTTGCAACTCTAA
- the ERCC gene encoding predicted protein (Nucleotide excision repair endonuclease, Rad10 subunit) encodes MLLTSTLESRNSELAKHANAGDLLIISRSQTGNGLVHRLHNVCWAIDYINPDFVFSSSSCALFASLKFQSLHPTHLHTRVCGLSDSYALRIVVCLVDDEDENSSLPEVNRSAGLGDCALVCAWSLDEAARYIEFFHGCERFIGSSKESYNDDYMTQLHEALSCSHGVHRVDAATLATRFGTFACILRATHKSLLSSPGLGVTKVVRLSETFHTPLQLASHF; translated from the coding sequence ATGTTGCTGACTTCAACACTCGAATCAAGAAACTCCGAACTTGCGAAACATGCGAACGCTGGTGACTTGTTGATTATATCGCGAAGTCAGACAGGAAACGGACTGGTTCATCGCCTCCATAATGTTTGCTGGGCGATCGATTATATAAATCCCGATTTCGTATTTTCTTCGAGCTCCTGCGCACTTTTTGCTTCTTTGAAGTTTCAGTCCCTTCATCCAACACACCTGCACACTCGAGTTTGTGGTTTGAGCGACTCTTACGCGTTGCGCATCGTCGTTTGTCTTGTTGATGACGAAGATGAGAATAGTTCGTTGCCCGAAGTAAACAGGTCCGCTGGTCTTGGTGACTGCGCTTTGGTTTGCGCATGGAGCCTTGATGAGGCCGCAAGGTACATTGAATTCTTTCACGGGTGTGAAAGATTCATAGGGAGTTCCAAGGAGAGTTACAACGACGATTACATGACCCAGCTTCACGAAGCCCTGAGTTGCTCGCACGGTGTCCACAGAGTCGATGCAGCGACACTTGCCACGCGGTTTGGGACTTTCGCCTGCATATTACGCGCAACGCATAAATCACTACTGTCAAGTCCAGGCCTTGGAGTTACGAAAGTGGTTCGACTGTCTGAAACGTTCCACACGCCGTTGCAACTCGCATCGCATTTCTAG
- a CDS encoding predicted protein has translation MTPFFAIFFTFFFLRSAESLGLGATEAVDHEAWNRLQILGRISDAQDGTLQRTFLSLGSRRAMATVENWMIRAGLDTWVDEIGNVHGRIEGAGCVGHKVLLFGSHLDTVKDAGKYDGALGILVGLAAVKALVLESITEMEPVPCSLQLVAFSDEEGVRFSSTFLGSRALVGTLPDNVFKAQDNEGHTFLEALRQNGFKGTLESIQTANISDALASYVEVHIEQGPVLQQMKQHASPVVGISGQTRLLFTVHGTQGHAGTVPMTERKDALAASADIIHAIETYCRERVLTTSRDNLLVCTVGAVSVWPGSSNVIPSSTNFTVDVRSKSDSDRNVVVEHVIEYAQHVCRTRGLMFSFDRTHDAPAVDCDDQIINNFAESILHVTKDLIGTQDSADVAISELWSDSGSFNMKNTKYQHALTSGAGHDALAISQACPIGMLFVRCKDGISHSPQEHSTPEDVAFAGRVLLDFLQSNGALFSAL, from the coding sequence ATGACACCTTTCTTCGCAATTTTTTTTACATTCTTCTTCTTGCGATCAGCGGAATCTCTCGGGCTCGGTGCTACCGAGGCGGTGGATCATGAAGCTTGGAACCGCCTTCAGATTTTGGGACGAATTAGCGACGCCCAAGATGGCACTCTTCAGCGTACATTTCTTAGCCTCGGCTCCCGACGCGCGATGGCAACCGTTGAGAACTGGATGATTCGAGCAGGGTTGGACACTTGGGTTGATGAGATCGGAAATGTGCACGGTCGAATCGAAGGAGCTGGCTGTGTAGGCCACAAAGTGCTCCTTTTCGGTTCCCACCTAGATACGGTGAAGGATGCCGGAAAATATGACGGAGCCTTAGGAATTCTAGTTGGGCTCGCCGCAGTCAAAGCACTCGTGTTAGAATCGATAACCGAAATGGAACCAGTGCCTTGCTCTTTGCAGCTAGTTGCATTTTCTGACGAGGAAGGCGTGCGGTTTTCAAGTACCTTCCTTGGTAGCCGTGCACTCGTTGGGACTTTACCTGACAACGTGTTCAAGGCCCAGGACAACGAGGGTCACACTTTTCTTGAAGCGCTTCGGCAAAATGGATTCAAAGGGACGCTTGAATCCATACAAACTGCAAACATATCCGACGCACTGGCCTCTTACGTTGAAGTGCATATTGAGCAGGGTCCTGTCCTCCAGCAAATGAAGCAGCATGCTTCGCCAGTAGTCGGGATCTCGGGCCAGACAAGGTTGCTCTTTACAGTGCATGGAACACAAGGTCATGCTGGAACTGTGCCAATGACGGAGAGGAAAGATGCGCTTGCAGCTTCAGCGGATATCATACACGCCATTGAAACGTATTGTAGGGAACGAGTTTTGACTACTTCCAGAGATAATTTGTTGGTCTGCACTGTTGGAGCTGTGAGCGTGTGGCCAGGTTCAAGTAATGTGATACCGAGTTCCACAAACTTCACTGTTGACGTACGTTCGAAATCCGACAGTGACCGGAATGTCGTGGTTGAGCACGTTATTGAATATGCACAACACGTCTGTCGGACAAGAGGGCTAATGTTTAGCTTCGATCGTACTCATGATGCGCCTGCAGTCGACTGTGATGATCAAATTATCAACAATTTCGCAGAGTCCATATTACACGTGACAAAAGATCTAATAGGTACCCAAGACAGCGCAGATGTTGCTATTTCGGAGCTCTGGAGTGATTCAGGTTCGTTCAATATGAAGAACACAAAATACCAGCATGCACTGACAAGTGGTGCAGGGCACGATGCCCTAGCAATCAGCCAAGCATGTCCCATCGGCATGCTTTTTGTTAGGTGCAAGGATGGCATAAGCCATAGTCCCCAAGAGCACAGCACCCCTGAGGATGTTGCATTTGCCGGTCGAGTTCTACTCGACTTCTTGCAATCAAACGGAGCTTTATTTTCTGCCCTATAG
- a CDS encoding predicted protein encodes MHSSAMKVKTRKLPPCHNSLATALLVDAYQITMAYAYWKNGTHARIAAFDLLFRKNPFNGEFTVFAGLEECLRFISNFRFTGADIAFLRSEPFARTMDPAFFEFLAQLDCSSLKVFAQMEGGVVFPRVPLMRIEGPLLVAQLIETPLLTLVNYASLVATNAARHRLIAGEGATLLEFGLRRAQGADGGVSASRYAYLGGFDGTSNLEAGRQFGIPCKGTHAHSFVQAHIGFEDIADSTLNLPDGGLCPDFIKLVKEQAESLLEVVDMLPGSLRWAETNHSELAAFASYALAFPASFLALVDTYDVLKSGIPNFLAVALALRICGYQPLGIRIDSGDLSYLSLQAREILTTVEAVLGAERAGGFTNLSITASNDINEEVLHSLNQHGHSITAFGIGTHLVTCLRQPALGCVYKLVEIDGAPRIKLSEDVQKITIPGRKEAYRLYLKNGEPVVDVMLRIDEPQPREGERILCRHPFISSKRAYVQPAHVQRLHNLVWDGSTQGVCIGVDLSLMASRLRCMQTINSLRADHLRYINPTPYKVSVSEKLYDFIHKLWLEEAPVGEIV; translated from the exons ATGCATTCCTCGGCAATGAAGGTCAAAACCCGCAAACTACCGCCATGTCATAATTCGCTCGCAACAGCACTGCTGGTCGACGCCTACCAAATTACTATGGCATATGCCTATTGGAAAAATGGAACACATGCGAGGATCGCGGCTTTCGACCTCCTCTTTCGCAAAAATCCGTTCAACGGAGAATTCACCGTTTTCGCCGGGCTCGAAGAATGCTTGCGATTCATATCAAATTTTCGATTCACGGGCGCGGACATAGCGTTTCTTCGCAG TGAGCCCTTTGCGCGGACAATGGATCCCGCATTTTTTGAATTTCTCGCCCAGCTAGACTGTTCCAGCCTAAAAGTATTTGCCCAAATGGAGGGAGGCGTCGTTTTTCCACGCGTTCCATTGATGCGCATAGAAGGCCCTCTGCTGGTAGCGCAGCTGATAGAAACACCCCTCCTTACACTTGTGAATTATGCGAGCTTGGTGGCAACGAACGCTGCCCGACATCGACTCATCGCAGGAGAAGGAGCAACACTTTTGGAGTTTGGACTacgccgagctcaaggagctgACGGAG GAGTATCGGCTTCACGGTATGCCTATCTGGGCGGTTTCGATGGTACATCCAATCTTGAGGCAGGCCGCCAATTTGGCATACCGTGCAAAGGTACACACGCACACTCATTTGTGCAGGCACACATAGGATTTGAAGATATCGCTGACTCAACCTTGAACTTACCGGATGGCGGCCTATGTCCAGATTTCATTAAGCTG GTAAAAGAGCAGGCCGAATCACTTTTGGAGGTGGTCGATATGCTCCCCGGAAGCCTTCGATGGGCAGAAACTAATCACAGTGAACTGGCAGCTTTCGCATCATATGCATTGGCATTTCCGGCGAGCTTTCTGGCACTTGTGGATACCTACGATGTCTTGAAATCCGGCATTCCGAACTTTCTCGCAGTTGCCCTCGCTCTTCGGATTTGTGGATATCAGCCTTTAGGAATACGAATCGACAGCGGGGACCTGTCGTATTTAAGTCTTCAAGCGAGGGAAATCTTGACGACTGTGGAGGCTGTGCTTGGCGCAGAGCGTGCGGGGGGGTTTACCAACCTCAGTATCACGGCAAGCAACGACATCAATGAGGAGGTACTGCACTCCCTCAATCAACACGGTCATTCAATTACTGCATTCGGAATAGGCACACATCTTGTCACTTGTCTTCGGCAACCAGCTCTCGGATGCGTTTACAAACTTGTTGAAATCGACGGGGCACCTCGAATAAAACTTAGCGAGGACGTGCAAAAAATTACAATCCCGGGCAGGAAGGAGGCGTATCGGTTATACCTCAAGAATGGCGAGCCCGTTGTTGATGTTATGCTTCGGATAGACGAACCACAACCAAGGGAAGGCGAGCGCATATTATGTCGCCATCCATTCATATCATCAAAGCGTGCTTATGTCCAACCAGCACATGTTCAACGCCTTCACAACCTTGTCTGGGATGGCAGTACCCAGGGCGTTTGTATAGGCGTGGATCTTAGCTTGATGGCATCTCGGCTTCGTTGTATGCAAACGATCAACTCATTG AGGGCAGATCACTTGAGATACATAAATCCTACTCCTTACAAAGTCAGCGTAAGTGAAAAGCTTTACGACTTTATTCACAAGCTTTGGCTAGAAGAAGCTCCCGTGGGGGAAATAGTTTGA